The Allocoprobacillus halotolerans nucleotide sequence TTCCACTACGACATCAAGAATCAATTTTTTATTGAGATAAGAACCTTTGAATGTTTCACTGTTTTTCACATAAGTGTTCTGGATAGAATCATCTCCTGAAATATACTGACATAAAAAGCGTCTCATCTCATGGCTGTAAGTGAGAAGATAATGAAAGAAATAATCATACTTGAACTGACTAACAATCTCACGAATTTGTTCGTACATAAATAGTTTCCTCCTAATCAGTAGCTCCCTACTATTTATATACGCAAAAAATGAGTTGTTTTTCTTTTTTATTTTTCAAATTTCTACAATAATTATAACATTTCTTCAGATATTTACAATAAGCAAATATAACTTTAGCTGGCATATAAGAAGTCTATAATTATTTTCAATCAAACTGACTTGAAGGTTGATAGATTTGTCCATATGTTTGTGCTATACTTTTTTTAACATAGATGATTTATAGGAGGAAAAACAAATGGGAATGCTTGCGAATTATCAATCCATAAGTAATGATGAATTAGAAGAAGTAATGTGTCTAGATGATGTAGAAGAATTACAAGAAAATGTAGATGTAGAGATTTGTGATATAGATAAAATGTGGGATGCACTTCATTTTTTGTTAACTGGAAAATCTGCCAGTGAGCCCATTAAGGGTAATTTGGTAAGTGAAGCTATCGTTGGTCAAATTTCTATTTCAAAAGAAGATAGTGATGAATTTATATCTGGAATAAAAAAAGAAAGGGTTAAAGACATAGCAAGAGTATTACAAGAAATAGATTTTGAAAAATATATGGATCAATTTGATATGAGTCATTTTGCAAAACATAATATTTATCCTAATATTTGGAATTATCATGATGAAATCGATGAAATTAAAGATGATTTGAGAACTTCTTTTGAAAGTTTAAAAGCATTTTATATCAAAATGTCACAAAGAGGATGTGCTGCTTTGATTTCGATATATTGATAAAAATATTATAAACGAAAGGCTTAAGCATGAGTGTAAATTTGAATTAATAGAAAAATATCAAAACAATATTATTATGCTTTTTGTCAATAGAATTTAATAGGTTATTAAAAAACGAAATAAGCATTTTCTTCTTTATCTTTAAGAATATGATATACTTATGTTGAGGTGAAAAATATATCAACATATTACCATGAAAATGTTCAACATAAAAATAATATTCCAGCATTTATTGCTTTGTTAGATGGTGAAGATATTCAACGTTATTTTCCAACAGAGATTTTTGTACTTGCACACTGGCATCGCAGTTTGGAAATTTCCTTGATAGAAGGTGCGACAGTTATTTTACAGATTGGAAACAAAGAAAGTATCATTGAAAATGGTTTTACTTGTATCAATAGTGGAGTTGTTCATTCATTGTATGCCTCAGCGTTAGGAAATCATCCTCAAGCAATGATTGTTTTGATTTCTTACGATTTTATCAAACAGCACTATCCTGATATAGATCACATTATTTTTTATTTATCTTTACAAAAAGATCATCAGGAGTCACGTGTATTATACAATCGCTTAAAAGAACTTTACCTTCATCAAGATCACTATTCTTATGGATGTTTATTAGATATTTTAAGTTTATTATTAAGAAAATACCAAAGTCCAGCACCTAATCATAATCAACAACAAATCAAAGATATTTTAACCTATATCCATGTTCATTATCAGGAA carries:
- a CDS encoding YfbM family protein, whose translation is MGMLANYQSISNDELEEVMCLDDVEELQENVDVEICDIDKMWDALHFLLTGKSASEPIKGNLVSEAIVGQISISKEDSDEFISGIKKERVKDIARVLQEIDFEKYMDQFDMSHFAKHNIYPNIWNYHDEIDEIKDDLRTSFESLKAFYIKMSQRGCAALISIY
- a CDS encoding helix-turn-helix transcriptional regulator, which codes for MKNISTYYHENVQHKNNIPAFIALLDGEDIQRYFPTEIFVLAHWHRSLEISLIEGATVILQIGNKESIIENGFTCINSGVVHSLYASALGNHPQAMIVLISYDFIKQHYPDIDHIIFYLSLQKDHQESRVLYNRLKELYLHQDHYSYGCLLDILSLLLRKYQSPAPNHNQQQIKDILTYIHVHYQEDLSSSHKAKQFHMSKEYFSRQFHHEIGKTFRDYLMFYRLYKAYGVVNTNSTIENIARKHGFSNTRSFIKVFHETYHDTPLQYCKKMSRY